Genomic segment of Sphingomicrobium marinum:
CCTGCACCGCGGCAAGCCCGATGCCCGGCGCGGCGTACATCGTTTCGAACATGTCCTTGATAAGCTGGCGGTGCCAGTCCGTCACTTCTTCGACGGGCTTGCTGATTTGCCGCAGGACATCGTCCGGGGTCTCGTAGATCTTCAAAATGGCCATGCGCGCCATTTAGGCGCTCGGGCCCCGCGATTCAACCTACCGGGCGACGCGCCCTGAGCGCCTGCGCCAGCGTACCTTCATCGAGATAATCGAGCTCGCCCCCCACCGGCAATCCGTGAGCAAGCTGTGTCAGGCGCACTGGGAATTTCTCAAGCCTTTCCGAGAGATAATGCGCGGTCGTCTGCCCCTCGAGCGTGGCGTTCATTGCCAGCACCACCTCGTCGATGCCGCCCGCCTCCACGCGGTTCAGCAACGCCTCGATCGACAGATCTTCGGGCCTCACCCCGTCGAGCGCGCTCAATCGCCCGCCGAGCACGTGGAAACGCCCCGGGAACAGCCGCGATCTGTTCAGTGCCCACAGGTCGGAGACTTCCTCGACGACGCACAGCAGCCGATCGTCGCGCTTCGGGTCTTTGCACACGCCGCACGGATCGCTGGTATCGACATTGCCGCAGATCGAACAGGTCGACAGCTGCTCCGAAACCTCGGCGAGCGCGGTAAGCAGCGGCTCGAGCACCCCATCGCGCTTCTTGATGAGATGCAGCACCGCGCGCCGCGCCGAGCGCGGTCCAAGCCCAGGCAAACGGGATAGCG
This window contains:
- the recR gene encoding recombination mediator RecR, which gives rise to MASSELEALTQALSRLPGLGPRSARRAVLHLIKKRDGVLEPLLTALAEVSEQLSTCSICGNVDTSDPCGVCKDPKRDDRLLCVVEEVSDLWALNRSRLFPGRFHVLGGRLSALDGVRPEDLSIEALLNRVEAGGIDEVVLAMNATLEGQTTAHYLSERLEKFPVRLTQLAHGLPVGGELDYLDEGTLAQALRARRPVG